In Dehalococcoidales bacterium, the genomic window ACAACCTGACTGACCGACTGAAGAAGACCAGGAGCTACTGGGAATATGAAGCCCGGGGTGGCACCTTCTACGGCCTGTGGCGAGAGACGATACTCAGGTCATACCTGACCCTGCACCTGCTGATCTATCAGCCCGCCGGTGCCATAATTGCGGCGCCGACTACCTCTCTACCTGAAGAGATTAGCGGGGAGCGTAACTGGGACTACCGCTATGCCTGGCTCAGAGATGCCTCGTTGACCTTAAGCGCCTTCTCCCTGATGGGGCATAAGGATGAAGCTGCCGGGTTCATGAACTGGCTCTCCAAGGTCTGCTCGGTCCGCGGCCCGGCGGGACAGACTCTCCATGGTATTGATTTTAATACTCCTCCGGATGAGCAGACACTTGACCACCTGAGCGGCTACCGGAACTCAAGGCCGGTAAGACTTGGCAATGCTGCCTATCTTCAGCGCCAGCTCGATGTCTTCGGCGAGGTGCTTGAGGCTGCCTACAACTACCTCAGCATACGCGGCTATATTTCTCGCGGTACCTGGCAATTGCTTGAGGCTTACGTTGACTCTGCCTGCCGGCTCTGGCGAGAACCTGATAGCGGCATCTGGGAGGTTAGAAGCGCTCCCTCTCATTTCATCCATTCCAAACTGATGTGCTGGGTCGCTCTCGACAGAGGCATAAAGATAGGCGAAATACTGGGCTATCGGGAGAACCTGGAGCGTTGGGGGGAGACCGCGGGTCAGATAAGGGAAGATATTCTGAGCCGGGGCTGGAATTCCTGGCGGGGAGCCTTTACCCAGCATTATGATACCGAAGCCCTGGACGCCAGCGTCCTGCTGATACCGCTTTACGGCTTTCTTCCCGCTTCAGATGAGCGCATGGTATCCACGATAGCCCGTATCCGGGAAGAGTTGGGCTGGAACGGGCTGCTCCGCCGCTATGACCAGGCGAAGGTCAATGACGGTCTGAAAGGAGACGAAGGCGCTTTTCTTGCCTGTTCAATCTGGCTGGTCAGGGACCTCATCCGGCTGAATAAACTTGATGAAGCGGTGCGTCTTTACGAGCGAATTCTAAAGTGCGCCAATCACCTTGGCTTGTTCTCAGAGATGGTGAACCCGGATACGGGCGAGGCTATGGGTAACTTCCCGCAGGCGTTAACTCACCTTAACATAATCATTGCCGGTTTAGAACTCAACCAGGCAACACTCTGGGGGTGGTAGCAATCGTCTTTTGGACATATATCAATCTAGTACCAAGTAACACTTATAGTTACGCTGCCGCCACTGCTGTCATTGCGAGAC contains:
- a CDS encoding glycoside hydrolase family 15 protein; protein product: MSGLNQVRFGIASSEKVYSPQYRAISDYGLIGNKLSAALVSTQGSIDWYCPLRFDLPSVFAAILDETGGGKFRISPLLSFESRQVYLPNTNILRTSFQTETGQVILTDFMPCYRGSDGRLMQINQVHRLVECSDGKVELEALFEPRPDYGREYPALVLRKYGVLVQNNPEPFALSSNVEFRLQGDAASSHFTLNKGEKAEFVLHSGEPQPAALYNLTDRLKKTRSYWEYEARGGTFYGLWRETILRSYLTLHLLIYQPAGAIIAAPTTSLPEEISGERNWDYRYAWLRDASLTLSAFSLMGHKDEAAGFMNWLSKVCSVRGPAGQTLHGIDFNTPPDEQTLDHLSGYRNSRPVRLGNAAYLQRQLDVFGEVLEAAYNYLSIRGYISRGTWQLLEAYVDSACRLWREPDSGIWEVRSAPSHFIHSKLMCWVALDRGIKIGEILGYRENLERWGETAGQIREDILSRGWNSWRGAFTQHYDTEALDASVLLIPLYGFLPASDERMVSTIARIREELGWNGLLRRYDQAKVNDGLKGDEGAFLACSIWLVRDLIRLNKLDEAVRLYERILKCANHLGLFSEMVNPDTGEAMGNFPQALTHLNIIIAGLELNQATLWGW